TGCAGACATGACACGCAAGCAGGTATTTTAGGAATGCTCAGTATGTTGTCTATGCTTTTATATATTGATAAAGAAAAGCGATTATACAAATACATTTCCGCAGCACTGTTTCTGTTGTCACTGATGTTTAAGGAAGCTGGACTTGTTTTTGCGTTTTTAATTGTTTTCATGGTCTTCTATTTGAAGGATAAGAATTACAGTTTTAAGGTAAAAGATTATATACTTCATCTTGCGTTTCTTCTTGTCTATTCTGCTTATAAGTTATACTTGCTTGGCGGTTCTTCGGACAGATTAATAAATTATTTTTCCTTTTCTCTTTCTGAAAGATTGTACGTGATTCCCAAAGCCTTGTTTTCATTTTTTTCTTTTGCTGATTATTTATCCACGGATTATTTCCTGAATACTTTAGATATTGAAAATTTAGCCCTGGCATTGTTTCCTTTATTATGTTTTTTATCAATATTCTTAATTGTTTATAGAAGGAGCCTTAAAGGGATTTTTCTATTTGGGCTATTCCTAATATTAATAATTCCCAATATTATTGCAGGCTATTTCAGTCCGCGTCTTGTGATTATACCTTTTGCAGCAATATTTTTGTTTGTATTTTACGATTTTAAAAGTCTTAATTATAAGAAGCAAATATACGTGAAGATAATAGTTATATTGGTAATAATGTTTTTTGTTCCAGGTGCTAAATCCATGATTGAAGATTATAAAGAAGCGTATAAATTACTAATGAATAAAAACACTATTGTAACAGATGAATTAATCAAACAAGAACCGAAGAAAATTTTCCTGCTACTTCCGTCAAGAATAAAACAGGTGCATGTGTATGACAATATTCCGACCGTGTATAATTATTATAAGTACAATGATTTTGTGTATGAAGACGATGTTGATGGTTTTGTGAATTATGCGGCTCTCGATTTAGAGTCGCTGAAATCAGAGATTAAAATCAGCAAGTTAAACGATACTGTTTTTACTGCTTATTGTACGGGGATTACACAGTATTTTTACAATTCGCTAAATAATTCCGTAATTGATTACGAAAATGAATATATAAAATGTGAGTTTATTAAAGATAAAATGTTTCTGAATAAGAGCAAAACAGTTAAAATTACCTTAAAAAAGTCAAGGTCTTATGACTATATAGCGCTGACCAATAAATCAATTATGCATATTAATTCTGAATGATACCAAGGGTCTTACATATTACTCCTACCTTTAATTACACCTGCGGGAGGTCGTATTATCATTATATCACGCTCAAGCATCTGAGGAAATATAACTGTTATAATTTCTTGTTCTCAAGAGAGAAAACTGCTCAAAAACGTCTGGAGGAACTTGACATAGATTTTTTAATAAATGATAATATTGGATCAAATAATCCTATTCACTATACAAAAATATTAAAACAAATACATGGAATTGTTTCGGATAAAAACATAAACATTCTTCATTCTTACAGCAGGGCAACTGAATTTCTTTGCACATTATATAAAAAGTATATCAATAAAAATATAAAAACAGTTAATACGGTAATGAGTCTTGTCAGCAGGAAATTTTTTGTTGAGTATAAATCCGATAGAATAATTTCAATAAGCAGGTGTGTAAATACAGAGCTTACGGATAAATTCAAAATACCCAAAGGAAGAATTAAACTAATATATAATTTTGCAGAACCACCAATAAAGGAATACATTTCTATAAAGAGAAAAGAATCCGGCTTCGTAATACTATCAGCAGGAAGATTTCACGAAGAAAAGAATTTTAAAACACTTCTTCGGGCTTTGCATTTTATAAACAATCCTCAAATATCTCTAAAATTAGTCGGAAGCGGTAAACTGGAGGCAGATTATAAAAAATATATTTTGAAGCATAATATCAAAGCGGCTATATTTCCATCTCAGAATGATCTTGCTCCATTATTTGCTCAATGTGATATTTGTGTTCTGCCTTCTGTTGTTGATCCTCTTCCTACCTTTATGATACAAGCAGGATTATTTAAAAAACCGTTTATTGGTTCAGATGTTGATGGAATCGGTGAAACAATAGAACATGAAGTAAATGGCTTAACGTTCGAAAAGAAAAATTACAAAGAATTAGCGGATAATATTATGAGGTTTTATGAGGATAAAAAGTTAATGATAAAGTGTTCCGATAATCTTTTTAGTTTAGTTTCTGAAAGGCATTCTCCTGATAAGAATATCGATCAAATATACAATTTATACATCGAATTATTATCTAAATGAATAAAGAATTCAAAATACTTGATATAAGTTACAATGAGATTGCAGATTTGCTTTTACTTGAATCAAAGAACAGGTGTGTTCTTCTGACTTATTATAATTTCAATACTAACATACTAATTAATAAGAAACCTGAATTTTGTTTATTACTAAAAGAACATTTTTATATTCATAATGATGGAATAGGTTCTTACCTCTTCTCTAAAAGTCTGTTTGGTAATAAACTAAGGTATAATATTAACGGATCAAATCTTTATCCTGTATTGGTAAAAAAACTTCTTGACTCAGACAAGAAGGTTTTTGTGCTTTTTTCCCATAATAATAATAACAACATGATTAAATCACTTGTAAAAGAATCATTCGGTGAGAAAAGTGAATTAATTAAATATGCCGTGTATGAGGGTAATAATGATGATACTATTAAAGAGAAAATTAGAACCTTCAATCCGGATGCAATTTTTGCAGGTTTAGGACAACCTTATCAGGAAGAATGGGTATTCAGAAATAAAGAATTAATTAATACCGGGCTTATGATTTGTTCGGGCAGCGGATTTGAATATATTGTAAACAGAAAAAAGAGAGCACCCGAGAGTTTTCAAAAAGCAGGATTTGAATGGTTGTACAGGCTCTTTCAGGAACCCACAAGGCTATGGAAAAGGTATATTATTGGGATTCCGGTTTTTCTATTTCATGTCTTAAGGCAAAAGATTAAATTAATAATTAAAAAGCCCGATATTTCATGAAGCGGATTCTTTTCATCTTACTAATATTTTCGAATATTTCAATTGCACAGAATTTTAACTGGATAACTCCTAATAAGTCATACCTCAAGCTTTATGTCATTGAAGACGGAATTTACAGATTGAACAGAACTGATTTTATAAATGCAGGTATTAATCCGACATCAATAGATCCAAGAACAATCAAAGTTTTTTTCAAAGGCGCAGAACTACCAATCTATTTTTTCGGTCAGGATAACGGTGTTTTTGAGGATACTGATTTTATGGATTTCTACGGTCAGAGAAACTACGGGGGAAATACAATTACTTACAAAGAACAGGGCGGAACTAATGTAGTAGATTACACCACAAATGAGTTTTACAATTTGTATTCTGACACGAGTGTTTACTGGATTGGCTGGGATGGGGCTAATGGGCTGCGTTATGCTGATTATAATTTCTCTTCTTCCAGTACTTACACACAGAACTTCTTTTATTCAACTGTTCATTTTGAGAGGGACTTAATTTATTCCTTAGGGGAAAAAAGAAACAACAATGATTATAGAAATTTTAATAATGAAAAGGTATCCGGAGAGGGCTGGTACTGGCGGGAAATGAACAGAGGAAATTCGGTAAGCGATACCATCAGAACTCCTTTTCTTACTCCCGGCAACCTGCCATGTTCGCTGAAAGTATTTGCATATCCTAACTCTTTTGTGGATTCAATATTTAACGAGCATAGATTGGTTGTAAGGGTTAATGGTAACATTGTAGATACTTTGAAAACTGATAATTACAAGCGGATTGATACAACTATTATCTTTTCATCTTCACTTCTATCAGTATCCTCATTGAACCAAGTCTCTTTTACTTATACAGGAGCAGGTACATACGTTGGAGTCATGCTTTTCGATAATTTTGAGTTGAATTATCCTAAAAAATTTGAGCTTGATAATTCCAGGATTATGTTTGGCGTTAACAGTATTGATACAAGTGGAATTAAATACAATATAAGCGGTTACAACTCTTCTCAGTCTCTTAGTATTTATGATGTTAAGAACAATCTAAGAATTACCGGTATATCTTCTTCTTCAGATACCGTTATATTCACGGGTAAACTTAATGGGAAATTCGAAGTAAACAATAATATAATTACAAAAAAACCTCTTAGAATAAAGCAAAGGTCAGTACCTAATCTTGTGACAAATTCGCAGGGTGCAGATTATCTAATTGTTTACAACAAAGTTCTTGAATCATCAGCAGAGCAACTGAGACAGTACAGAGCATTAAAAGATGGTTACAGGTCAGCAAAGTTTGAGATAGAGGATATATATGATGTGTTTGGATACGGACTTGAAAATCCAACGGCAGTCAGGCTTTTTGTGAAAAATATTTCTGACACCTGGCCTCAACCAAAGGTTAAATTCCTTTGTCTTTTTGGGAGGGGATCATTAGACCCAAAGAAAAATTCATCATCATCTGTTTATTACAGCAATCTTGTACCTGTTTACGGAAACCCGATATCTGACGGTTATTTTGCAAATTTCAATTTGAACGCATTTACATATTATCACCAAATATCTGTCGGCAGGATTCCTGCACTTTCAAATCAGGAGGGTAATGATATAGTCTCTAACATTATTCAGTACGAAAATCAATCATCAACTCCTGAAAAATGGTTTAAGAATTTTGTATTTATTACAGGTGGAATGACCATACAAGAGCAGATACAATTTGCAAATCAGTCTAACTATTTTATTAATTCGTACGTAAAACCTTCCCCAAACTCCGGTTTTCCTGTAAGGGTTTTCAGAAACGATTCGGCTGGGGGAGTTACTTTTAATTATCAGGATTCAATAAAAAATGCGATAAATTCTGGAAGTACTATTACAAATTATATAGGACATGCAGCAAGTTCAAACTGGGACAACGGGCTTGATGACCCTTCGGTATTATCAAATCAGTATAGAATGCCTGTTGTTTTCAGCATGACTTGTTTTACCGGCAAGAACGCCGAAACTGAGTTTAGAAGTTTTGGTGAAAAGTTTGTTTATATGCTGGGAAAAGGTGCGGTTGGGTTCGTTGGCAGTACTGGCTGGAGCTTTTCATATTCCGGAAATCGATTTAATGAACAGATGATACGATGTTTTTCAAAGGATACATTAAGAAGAATAGGAGATATTGTCCGTTATGCATCACGAGTTCTTTCATATGATTCTATGGATTTTGCAGCAAGAAATACAGTGAACTGTTATGGAATGCTGGGAGACCCTGCGGTAAAACTTCTAATGCCAGTATATCCCGAATATGGAATTGGTCTTTCAGATTATAAATTTTCAAATGATTTTCCCTCAATTAGAGAGCCCGTAAATCTTTCGGTATATCCGTTTAACATGGGAATATTTTCAGATTCAATGAAAATATCGTTTACAATCCTTCGGAATGGAGTGCAGTATAAAAATAAAGATACTGTGATTAAGAATTTCGGTCTTACTGATACTGTTAACTATAATTTTGTACTTGATTCTGCTGGAAACTATTCAATTAGTGTCAAGTTAGATCCTGATAACTGGAACACGAAAGAGGTAAAAACAAACAATGATATATTAATTCCCATTGTTTTAAAAAACCTGTCTTTTATACCGCTTAAACCATTAGATAACCAGGTGGTAAGTACTGATAGTGTTGAGATTCTTGGGATTAATCCTAATATTGACCCAGGAAGCGGCCAGGTTAAACTTATTCTGCAGATTGATTCAACAAAGAATTTTAATTCTACTTTCCAAAGAACTTATTTCGTTAGTAATCCTCAGGGATTAACAACAAAATTCAGGATACTTTTGCCTGCAAAGGATTCAAATATTGTATATTTCTTCAGAATGAATTCTATAGTTAATTCTGATACAACGGGATGGTCGGAATACAGAAGATTTATTTACCGGAATTCATTAACAGAGTCTTCGACAAAGGGTACCAGCATTAATCAGCAAGTAAATATCATTAAAAAGTTTGTGAACCAGTATAACATTTCTGACCTGGTTAATGCAGGCGGTACTCAAGACAGTCTGACAATTTCTTCTTACAAAGGAAATATTATTGCTCAATCATGGGGCAATAATTTAACAGAGCTGACTTCTCTTACAGTTGGAAATACAGTTAAAAATCTAATTGATTCTGTAAACTGGGGTGGTTTAATTGTGTTTAAATTAAATAAGACAAATTCAAGGATACTTGAAATCCAAAGATTCCGGTTTTCAACGAATGCTGCAAGCGATTCAGCACTTGCATATCTGAATACTTTTGATGACAGACATATTCTTGTGCTTCTTAAAGCAATACCTTATAACACAAATTTTGGAATGAACAGCAGCCTGCGTTCAAAGATAAAGCTGTTTGGAAGTACATCTGTGGATTCCGTAAACCTACAAAATTTTTCAACGTGGAGCCTCATAAGTTACAATCAATTTCCAAACGCGGTTAAAACAGAAAAATTTTCTCCAGTGTTTGCACCATCTGTTTCAAGCATGGAACCTCTTCTTCTGCATGATTCTGCTTACGTTTATCACTACCTTATACCTGCCCAGACATATGGAAATTTCAGATGGTCACAACTTATACCTCAATATTCGAACATGTTTTTCGATGTTTACGGTATAAACAGGTCAAATCAAACAGTCTTAATCTATAAGAATCTTGTCAACAGTACTTACGTAAATCTTGATACCGTGAGTTCCGTTATTTACCCAGGGCTGAAACTTGTTACGCGCATGTATATAGATTCACTTAATGGAATTAATCCACCAGTGCTTAAGAGTATAATGTATTCATATACTCCATCACCAGAAATCATAGCGGATAATTATTCATTTATTAAAAGTGATTCAGTTTTTAATGATGGTGATACAGTTAATATATCAGTTAATTATGGCAATTACGGATTTTCTGAAGCAAATGGTCTGCTTAATAAATGGTACGCAACGTCCCCCAGCGGTTTAAGATTGCTTCGAGCAGACACGATTAATTTTAATTTAAAAGTTGATTCAGTTACAAGCTCATCGGTCAGGCTTCCAACTATAGGGCTTCGGAACCCAGGGAAGAAATCGGACACAATCACTATTTACTTTGAAACATCTTTGATAAACGGGCAGAATGAGTTCTATACATACAACAACACTGCGCTTACCAGGATTATCATAAGCGGGGATACTACAAAACCTATTGTAGATATTACTTATGACGGTATTAATGCCATAAGCGGCGAGTATATTTCTGCAAACCCTAATATAGTTATGAAGTTTTATGATAATAGTAAAATATTCATAAAAGACACTTCAAACATTAGGGTTCAGCTTGATGACGTTAATGTGTGGTATTACATTAACGGGATGAAGAATCCACTAATTGATTTACAGTTCCCTGATGAAAAATATTTACAGGCAGTATTATATTTCAAGCCACAGCTTACGGATGGTGAGCACAAATTCAGGTATGTATCATATGACAATAGCAACAACTATGCTGATACAATAATACACTATTTGAGCGTAAATCCTGATTTGAAGATAATAGATCTAAAGAACTTCCCGAATCCGATGACAACGGAAACAAGTTTTCTTGTAAATCTTTCAGGAAGCATGCCTCCTTCTAACTCGAGAATTAAAATTTATACTGTTGCCGGCAGACTCATAAAAACAATAGAATCACCTTTAAATATTGGTTTTAATCAGATATTTTGGAATGGGAGGGACGAAGATGGCGATTATATAGCAAACGGAGTATATTTATATAAACTTATAATAGAAGGAAATAGTAAGAAAGAAACCTCTCTTCAGAAGCTTGTTGTGTTAAAGTAATATGAAAAATATTTAGAATAATACTTTTCAAATGAAAGTTGTTAAATCACAAAATAAATTTGCAGATAATACAGCACACGTAAAAGGCATAAATATATATTATGTCTTCATCTTCGCTTTATTTTTGAACTTTTCTGCTCAAGCTCAGAATTATAATTGGATTACACCAAACCAGACCTATCTTAAAATGTACGTTTCAAACGATGGAATGTATAGAATTGATAAAAATGATTTTGTTAATGCTGGAATTGTTGTATCATCAATTGATCCAAGGACTGTAAAGGTTTATTTTAAGGGAAATCAAATACCAATATATTTTTTTGGTGAGGATAATGCTTCATTTGATGATAGTGATTATTTCGATTTTTACGGGCAGCGAAATTATGGCGGTATAACAAAATCATATGATATAGCAAATAATGTCGTATACTCAACAGATGAATATTTCGACCTATATTCAGATACATCGTTTTATTTTGTAGCGTGGGGAGGGGCTTTTGGATTACGTTATAATGACTATAGCACATCTGCTTTTACGAATTACCCGATTAATTTTTACTATGAGAGACTTCATTTCGAGCAAGATCTTATTTATTCGCTTGGGCAGAATGTTTCAACGAATGATTTTGGTTATTTTAATAATGAGAAGTATATAGGAGAAGGGTGGTATTGGAGAGTATTACAAACCTCGAATTTTATTGACCAAGCTTTTAATGTTAATTCTCTTCCCACAGCATCGCAGCAATGCAGGTTGAAGATATTTGCTTATCCGGGAAATCAGACAACATCAATATTTAATGAACATCGTCTGGCGTTAAAGATGAATTCTACACAACTTGATACCCTTTTTAGGGATGATTTTAATAGATTCGATACGACAATATATTTTTCAAGTTCAGTATTAGTAAATGGAAATAATACATTTAGAGTATTAAACAGACCTGCCACAGGATTTGCAGGAGTAATTAATTTTGATATGTTTGAAGTTTCATATCCAAGGGAATTTGTGTTCAATAATAATTTATTGTCATTTAAAAGTGAAATCAGCGATACGGCGGCAAAAATATTCAGAATCAGGGGTTATGCTCCATCCCCGCCTTTATTTATTTATGATAATAAAAACAGTATTCGAATTTCTAATTTTACTTTTTCAGGTGATACACTTATTTTTTCGGGAAAGGGCAACGGCGAATATCAGATAATTAATAACAATATATCACTCAAACCCATTAGAATAAAACAAAGACAGGTTCCGAACCTTGTAACTTCGTCTTCAGGAGCAGATTACATTATAGTATATAACAGACTTTTCGAAGGACCCGCAGAACAATTACGCGCTTACAGAAATGCAAAAGATGGTTTTCGTTCTTTTAAAGCAGAAATCGAGGATATTTACGATGTTTTTAACTACGGAATGGAAAGCCCTGCGGCAATTAAGAGGTTTACAAAAAAT
The Ignavibacteria bacterium DNA segment above includes these coding regions:
- a CDS encoding glycosyltransferase family 4 protein, coding for MFSREKTAQKRLEELDIDFLINDNIGSNNPIHYTKILKQIHGIVSDKNINILHSYSRATEFLCTLYKKYINKNIKTVNTVMSLVSRKFFVEYKSDRIISISRCVNTELTDKFKIPKGRIKLIYNFAEPPIKEYISIKRKESGFVILSAGRFHEEKNFKTLLRALHFINNPQISLKLVGSGKLEADYKKYILKHNIKAAIFPSQNDLAPLFAQCDICVLPSVVDPLPTFMIQAGLFKKPFIGSDVDGIGETIEHEVNGLTFEKKNYKELADNIMRFYEDKKLMIKCSDNLFSLVSERHSPDKNIDQIYNLYIELLSK
- a CDS encoding WecB/TagA/CpsF family glycosyltransferase, which codes for MNKEFKILDISYNEIADLLLLESKNRCVLLTYYNFNTNILINKKPEFCLLLKEHFYIHNDGIGSYLFSKSLFGNKLRYNINGSNLYPVLVKKLLDSDKKVFVLFSHNNNNNMIKSLVKESFGEKSELIKYAVYEGNNDDTIKEKIRTFNPDAIFAGLGQPYQEEWVFRNKELINTGLMICSGSGFEYIVNRKKRAPESFQKAGFEWLYRLFQEPTRLWKRYIIGIPVFLFHVLRQKIKLIIKKPDIS
- a CDS encoding C25 family cysteine peptidase — translated: MKRILFILLIFSNISIAQNFNWITPNKSYLKLYVIEDGIYRLNRTDFINAGINPTSIDPRTIKVFFKGAELPIYFFGQDNGVFEDTDFMDFYGQRNYGGNTITYKEQGGTNVVDYTTNEFYNLYSDTSVYWIGWDGANGLRYADYNFSSSSTYTQNFFYSTVHFERDLIYSLGEKRNNNDYRNFNNEKVSGEGWYWREMNRGNSVSDTIRTPFLTPGNLPCSLKVFAYPNSFVDSIFNEHRLVVRVNGNIVDTLKTDNYKRIDTTIIFSSSLLSVSSLNQVSFTYTGAGTYVGVMLFDNFELNYPKKFELDNSRIMFGVNSIDTSGIKYNISGYNSSQSLSIYDVKNNLRITGISSSSDTVIFTGKLNGKFEVNNNIITKKPLRIKQRSVPNLVTNSQGADYLIVYNKVLESSAEQLRQYRALKDGYRSAKFEIEDIYDVFGYGLENPTAVRLFVKNISDTWPQPKVKFLCLFGRGSLDPKKNSSSSVYYSNLVPVYGNPISDGYFANFNLNAFTYYHQISVGRIPALSNQEGNDIVSNIIQYENQSSTPEKWFKNFVFITGGMTIQEQIQFANQSNYFINSYVKPSPNSGFPVRVFRNDSAGGVTFNYQDSIKNAINSGSTITNYIGHAASSNWDNGLDDPSVLSNQYRMPVVFSMTCFTGKNAETEFRSFGEKFVYMLGKGAVGFVGSTGWSFSYSGNRFNEQMIRCFSKDTLRRIGDIVRYASRVLSYDSMDFAARNTVNCYGMLGDPAVKLLMPVYPEYGIGLSDYKFSNDFPSIREPVNLSVYPFNMGIFSDSMKISFTILRNGVQYKNKDTVIKNFGLTDTVNYNFVLDSAGNYSISVKLDPDNWNTKEVKTNNDILIPIVLKNLSFIPLKPLDNQVVSTDSVEILGINPNIDPGSGQVKLILQIDSTKNFNSTFQRTYFVSNPQGLTTKFRILLPAKDSNIVYFFRMNSIVNSDTTGWSEYRRFIYRNSLTESSTKGTSINQQVNIIKKFVNQYNISDLVNAGGTQDSLTISSYKGNIIAQSWGNNLTELTSLTVGNTVKNLIDSVNWGGLIVFKLNKTNSRILEIQRFRFSTNAASDSALAYLNTFDDRHILVLLKAIPYNTNFGMNSSLRSKIKLFGSTSVDSVNLQNFSTWSLISYNQFPNAVKTEKFSPVFAPSVSSMEPLLLHDSAYVYHYLIPAQTYGNFRWSQLIPQYSNMFFDVYGINRSNQTVLIYKNLVNSTYVNLDTVSSVIYPGLKLVTRMYIDSLNGINPPVLKSIMYSYTPSPEIIADNYSFIKSDSVFNDGDTVNISVNYGNYGFSEANGLLNKWYATSPSGLRLLRADTINFNLKVDSVTSSSVRLPTIGLRNPGKKSDTITIYFETSLINGQNEFYTYNNTALTRIIISGDTTKPIVDITYDGINAISGEYISANPNIVMKFYDNSKIFIKDTSNIRVQLDDVNVWYYINGMKNPLIDLQFPDEKYLQAVLYFKPQLTDGEHKFRYVSYDNSNNYADTIIHYLSVNPDLKIIDLKNFPNPMTTETSFLVNLSGSMPPSNSRIKIYTVAGRLIKTIESPLNIGFNQIFWNGRDEDGDYIANGVYLYKLIIEGNSKKETSLQKLVVLK